A region of the Desulfuribacillus alkaliarsenatis genome:
AATGGCACGGATCACTAAATGGGAACCAGAGGATGAACAGTTTTGGGAACAGGAAGGCAAGCGACACGCCTATCGCAATCTTTGGATTTCTGTACCAGCTTTAATGCTAGCGTTTGCTGTATGGCAGGTTTGGTCTGTGGTAGCGGCTAGCTTAAATGACATTGGCTTTAACTTTACACAAAGTCAGTTATTTACATTGGCAGCATTGCCTGGTCTTACGGGGGCATCTTTAAGACTAGTATATACATTTGTAGTGCCGATTTTTGGTGGGCGTAACTGGACGGTAATAAGTACAGCTTCTTTATTGATACCAGCAATCGGTATTGGATTTGCTGTACAAAATCCAGACACCTCCTTTATGACTATGGCCATTCTTGCTGCCTTATGTGGGCTTGGAGGCGGAAATTTCGCATCATCTATGTCTAACATAAGCTTCTTTTTCCCAAAGAAAGCGAAGGGCACTGCCTTAGGGATAAATGGTGGCATAGGAAATCTAGGGGTAAGCTTAGTTCAATTATTAGCTCCGATTGTTATTACTGTAGGTATATTTGGCGCTATAGTCGGCTCACCACAAATACTGCCTGATGGCACGAAGGTTTGGATGCAAAATGCTGCCTTTGTATGGGTGATTCCTATCGTAGCAACGGCAATTGCGGCATATTTTGGCATGGATAATCTTCCTAACATCAGAGCATCTGTTAGAGAGCAGGCTGTTGTCTTAAAGAATAAACATACCTGGTTGATGACGAGCCTATATGTCATGTGCTTTGGGTCGTTTATCGGGTATGCTGCTGCATTTCCATTAGTAATTAGAAATGAATTTCCAGAAATAAATGTTTTTCATTATGCTTTTTTAGGCCCATTAGTGGGGGCGTTAATTCGTCCATTTGGGGGCTGGATGGCAGATAAGATTGGTGGAGCGTTAGTTACGTTTGTGGATACAATAATCATGATTATAGCGGCCTTTGGAGCAATTTATTTCTTGAGTATGAATCAATTTGCAGGATTTTTAATTATGTTTATTATATTATTTGCAGCCTCTGGGGTAGCCAATGGATCAACATTTGGTATGATTCCGAATATCTTCCCAGGAGCGCAAGCCGCTGCCGTAATTGGTTTTTCATCGGCGATTGCAGCCTATGGTGGCTTCTTTGTACCCAAGCTTTTTGGCTGGGCAATTGGTTACGCTGGCACTATAAGTATAGCAATGTACTTACTTATTGCTTACTATTTTGTTAGTCTGTTTATTACTTGGTTTTGGTACTTGCGAAAGTATTAAAAATATAATTAGAAGTTTGGATAGTTATTAACGCGATAGCTTTCAATCCACTCAAGCAGTTCTGCTATGTATTCGCCAACAAGTGGTAGGGTGACGATTTTACTTAAGATGTAAAGTGCAATAGCAAGAAACACTGCAGTTCCTACTGTTAGGCCGATACCGCGGGCAAGCCCAACTAAGAAGTTAATACGAATAATTCGCCACGGACTGCCGTAGTTCTGTAGTATATCCTCAATGCGTGAGCCCTCCATGCGACTAGCAATACTATCTAATTTACGATTCAATGCAGAGATTTCATCGACTTTCTCTAAGACATCTTCAAGTCTATGCTCTGTTGACACTTCAGGCTTGTTAGTCACTTCTTCTGTATCCTCGGTGCTTTTGGCAACATCTATTTTACTCTCTTCTAGTTCCTTCGTTTTTAATTCTTTTATTTCTTTATAATTGATTTTTTTAATCATTATTGGAGCCGCTCCCTTCATTAATAAAAATAGAAAATTAATAATTTAATATTGCGTGTATATACACTATATGTCCAATTATTAGCGATATATAACAATGCTGCATACTAAATTATACTATCGTGGACAAGAAAAGAAAAATCTGGAGTTGTAGTTTATATTCATTTAAGCAGGATTCTTTAGTGGCTATGTAGAATATCTCTTAGTGATATATAGAAAGGGGATCAGTTTCGTAATGAAAAAACAACTACAGAGGCTAGTTGAGCAATGGAATCAACTAGCAACTCACTGGAAAGTCGCTTTAGCTGTTGGTATCGTAATTATGCTTATCACTCCGCTGGCAATGTGCACTCGTAGTGAAACTGCTGACACTATACCACAGATAGAAGAGCCAGAAGAAATAGAAGTGGTGGAGCCAGTTGAAGAAGAACCAGAAGAAGTTGAAGAAGAGCCAAAGGAGCCTAATTATAGAGCTCCATTAACCTATGAGGGAATGGATAGACCAGTTAATAAACGTCCTTATGCCGTTCTAATAGAAAATAGTCCACAGGCTAGACCGCAATCGGGCTTAGATAAGGCCGATATTGTTTACGAAGTGCTAGCAGAAGGGTCGATTACAAGGTTTATAGCAATATATCAAAGTCAGTTCCCTGAATCTATAGGACCAATACGTAGTGCTAGAAAATATATGCTTGATATAGCTGGTTATTATGACGCTGTAATTGTCCATGCTGGTGGTAGCCCAGGGGCCTTGGAACAAATAAGAAGACAACAGCTACCGAGTTTGTCAGAGATTATTAATGGGGCGTATTTTAAACGCGAGAGCTTTCGCAGGGCTCCACATAACGTTTATTCAAACGTAGAGCTATTGGATAAAGGTGTAGAGGCTAGAAACTATAGGCAAACATATAATTTGCCAGAGATTCCGTTTGCGCTTGACAAAGAGATACGTGGCGAAGACGTAACGGAGGTTTTAATTCCGTATAGTTCTACCTATCAGGTGAAATATCGCTATAGCGATTTAACGGGTAATTACCATAGATTTATTAATAATATGGCTCATACTGATTTAGTTACTAATCAGCAACTGCAAGCAACAAACGTATTTATAGTATTTGCCCGCCATAGTGTAATGGATAATGAAGGTCGGTTAAATATTAACTTAGAATCATCAGGGAGAGGGTACGCTCTACAACAGGGTACAGTCCAAGAAGTAACCTGGAGACATGAGGGTGGAGTCGTCCGCTATTATGTAGGAGGCCAAGAGATTGAACGACTTCCTGGGAATACGTGGGTGCAAATTGTACCTGATATTGTAGCCGTTTCTATTCAACAATAGAAATTATTTAGTAATAAAAATGTCATTTGCTTTTCTTCTTGCTTGGATTCCTGTATAATGCTATTAAATATCAATGCAACGCGTTAAAGTATCATAGATGCGTGGGAGTTAGTTTAGAAGGAGGAATTTAGATGCAATTAGAAAAGCTGAGAGAAGATAAAATTATAAAGCAGTTATTTGCTGCTATATTAAAACTTGAGAATATAGATGAGGTTTACCAGTTATTCGATG
Encoded here:
- a CDS encoding DUF5665 domain-containing protein, whose protein sequence is MIKKINYKEIKELKTKELEESKIDVAKSTEDTEEVTNKPEVSTEHRLEDVLEKVDEISALNRKLDSIASRMEGSRIEDILQNYGSPWRIIRINFLVGLARGIGLTVGTAVFLAIALYILSKIVTLPLVGEYIAELLEWIESYRVNNYPNF
- a CDS encoding DUF3048 domain-containing protein; amino-acid sequence: MKKQLQRLVEQWNQLATHWKVALAVGIVIMLITPLAMCTRSETADTIPQIEEPEEIEVVEPVEEEPEEVEEEPKEPNYRAPLTYEGMDRPVNKRPYAVLIENSPQARPQSGLDKADIVYEVLAEGSITRFIAIYQSQFPESIGPIRSARKYMLDIAGYYDAVIVHAGGSPGALEQIRRQQLPSLSEIINGAYFKRESFRRAPHNVYSNVELLDKGVEARNYRQTYNLPEIPFALDKEIRGEDVTEVLIPYSSTYQVKYRYSDLTGNYHRFINNMAHTDLVTNQQLQATNVFIVFARHSVMDNEGRLNINLESSGRGYALQQGTVQEVTWRHEGGVVRYYVGGQEIERLPGNTWVQIVPDIVAVSIQQ
- a CDS encoding MFS transporter, whose amino-acid sequence is MARITKWEPEDEQFWEQEGKRHAYRNLWISVPALMLAFAVWQVWSVVAASLNDIGFNFTQSQLFTLAALPGLTGASLRLVYTFVVPIFGGRNWTVISTASLLIPAIGIGFAVQNPDTSFMTMAILAALCGLGGGNFASSMSNISFFFPKKAKGTALGINGGIGNLGVSLVQLLAPIVITVGIFGAIVGSPQILPDGTKVWMQNAAFVWVIPIVATAIAAYFGMDNLPNIRASVREQAVVLKNKHTWLMTSLYVMCFGSFIGYAAAFPLVIRNEFPEINVFHYAFLGPLVGALIRPFGGWMADKIGGALVTFVDTIIMIIAAFGAIYFLSMNQFAGFLIMFIILFAASGVANGSTFGMIPNIFPGAQAAAVIGFSSAIAAYGGFFVPKLFGWAIGYAGTISIAMYLLIAYYFVSLFITWFWYLRKY